In Camelus bactrianus isolate YW-2024 breed Bactrian camel chromosome 5, ASM4877302v1, whole genome shotgun sequence, the DNA window AGAGGTAAATGCTGTCGCCAGATTTCCCTCTGCGGGGATTGCTCCATTTTGCATGGCCCCCAGAAATGAATAACACTTCCTCTTTCTTTAAAGCCTGGTCAATAAACTTTCGGATTTTCCCCAATCTGATAGGTGAGAAGTGGTATCTCcctgcagttttaatttgtatttctgttaTGAGTGAGGCTGAGCCTCCTTCCGTGTGGTTAAGAGCCCCTTGCCTGTGTCTGTATCCATCCCTGGCTCACTTGTCTGTAGGGCTACTGATCTTTTCCTTTTAGGAGATCTTTATGTATTAAGGATATTAACCCTATGTAATATTTCCCCCAATTTTTCACTTATTGTTTTACTTTActtaagctgttttttttttttttgctgtgccaaggtttttctttaattttcatgttaaaaatttttgcttttacatctTTTCCTGTCTGATCTTACAAATGAACTTCATAATCAACTCATGGTAGCTCCACagtatttttacttatttgtatTTATAATCAACTCATCTAGTTTTAGGAaaagttttttcatttatataataaaCTTAGGGAAAAGTGACATCTTAAGGATGTTGAGTCTTCATATCCAAGACTGTGGTGTGTGTCCTTCTATGTTCGTAGGTCTACTTTTGTAACTTTAAGTGGGGTTTTATAATTCTCCTCTTGCAGATGTTTACATTTACTGTTAAGCTTATGCTTAGATAtctcactttaaaatttattttgctatCAGAAATGaggtcttttcatttttatttttgaatttgtttctgtttgtatacATGTAGGCTGTTGGTTTCACAAATTGCTACTTTAATAAATTGATTGCTTGTTAATTGtattttcattaattatttaGGGCTTTCCAGACATAGTCATATGCTCTGAAAATAGGAaaagttttacctcttcctttccagtcttaATCAGCTAATTGCTTTCTCTTGTCTATTTGCACTAatactttagaaagaaaaaaaaaatgcctttaaaagTAGTGGGCCTGCGAGTGGGAGAGTGTGTCTTGCTCCTGGCGGAGTTGCTAGCCTTTCCCCCCTCGCAGGTGAGCTCCTAACTTCTGGGttgaggaaatattttttatcatGTTAAGGAAATATCCATcactttctgttttattaaatattttaaaatatgcataagtGTTGAGTTTTGTCCTAGGCCTTTTTTGCATCTGTAGAGATAATCATGGATTTTCCCCTTAGTTCTATGAATATGATGGATTATGTTAATAGTTTCTAATACAGACACTACCCTTGCATCCTTGGAGCACCCCCATGAGGTCATTGTATAGTGCTTTCTTAATGTTTTGGGATTCTCTttgctaacattttattgaagGTTGTTAAGTTAATACTCATAAGTGTAATTACTTGGTGGTTTTTCTTTACGATGTGGCCTCTCTCAGgttttgggattattgttttgtcaatttcattaGATGAATTTGgaagttttccttctttttctttgctctgaaatggTTGAAATACCCGTGGAATTATCGGATCTTCAAAGGTTTGCAAGAAATCCCCGATGAGTTACTTGTTGTGAGCACATTCCAAGCTTCCGTGGAGTTCAGACCTGTCTCCTTAGGGTGCTGCAGGGATCTGTTGCCTGCGGTTAGCCTCCGGCAAGGTCTGACTGTCCGTGTCTCCCCGCAGGTATGGGGCCGATGTAGATGTCAACCACCACCTGACTCCCGACATTCAGCCCCCCTTCTCCCGGCGCCTCACCTCCTTGGTGGTCTGCCCCTTGTACATCAGCGCGGCCTACCACAACCTCCAGTGCTTCAAGCTGCTCCTCCAGGCTGGGGCAAACCCTGACTTCAACTGCAACGGTCCTGTCAACACGCAGGGCTTCTGCAGGGGCTCCCCCGGGTGCGTCATGGATGCGGTCCTGCGTCACGGCTGCGAGGCGGCCTTCGTTAGCCTGCTCGTAGAGTTCGGAGCCAACCTGAACCTGGTGAAGTGGGAATCCTTGGGCCCAGAGTCGAGAGGCAGAAGGAAGGTGGACCCCGAGGCACTGCAGGTCTTCAAAGAGGCCAGAAGTAAGTGGCCTTAGTTCAGCTCTGATTGACGGTCTCTTTAGGTCAGTTGAATGAACCAAGTTGtaacagttaagaaaaaaaaaatctcccgcTAAGTGCTTGGTCAAAACCTTCAGTTAGGACTAAGAATTTTCTAGAATGGTCTTCCAGATTagtcttctctttttaaattcctAGACACTAAGCGTTGATACcaagaaatatataaaagtacATGTTCTCAAAGTTCCTAGAATTGTATTATCTTTACCCCTTAGCTCTGCTTTGTAATCCCAGATTCTTTCACTCATATATTTATGGCTTTTAAGTATTGGCTTTACAACAAATTGCAAGCCCTTCCTTCTCGAGGGCTCCTCACTTCCCTTTCTTGAGTTCCACTCAAATACCGTCATTTTGGATTGCGTGCTAAGTCTCATTTTTGTTAGAATAAAGCCTACAGCTTGCTTGTTTATAAAGAACGATTCtggaaatgaatgaaattgaTGGCTGGGGGTTTGTGGTGATCCATGCCTTGGTCTTGTTGTTGTCCTCTCTCTGGGACTCAGAAGCCAACCGTGGGCCCTCTCTGTGACCTGCCCTCACCCGGCTCCAGTACCGCCTGGGTCTGAGGGCATCTGAGTGCCAGCCTTTTCCCCAGTCCCTTACCTCTTGCAGAACTTCTGTTTGTTGTGTTCTTGTTCCTGGATTTCCGTAACCCCATCAGTAGACTTGCCCCTGCTGAGCTTTCCCAGAAGAGCTGGTTAGTGTCAGTGGAGCCATGCAGGTGGAGGTAAGCTGCCTGCATCCATGCCTTTTGCACGAGGCAGAGTTGTGGCTGGGCTTTTTTGACCCAGAGCAAAATTGTCAGCCTGCCCTCTCATGTATTGCTCGGCCCGTCTCCCCAGACCCTCTTGGAGCTTCTGGGATTACCAAGAGCAGAGGCTGACAGAGCGTAAGGGTCTGTGTTTCACACTTGTCGGGGTCAGCTCTTATCTCCCTGTCAAGGGAATTAAACATAGTCAAGGACGTGCTGTTACAGTGAGCAGATGCCCCAGAAAATGAAGATCTCAGCCTTCCTGCAGCCGGGGGTGCCGCTGAGGCCTCTCCTACCAGAGCCCGCTCTCCTCTAACGTGGGGAAGTTGGCAGCGAGCAGCAGTGCAGGGCCACCTGTTGTCAGAGCCAGCTTCGGTCCTTCCAGTCGGGAGAGGAACTCAGTTAACCaccttcctctgtctctccctttcctcccacgGCTTCCAGGTGTCCCCAGGACCTTGTTGAGTCTGTGCCGTGTGGCCGTGAGAAGAGCGCTCGGCAAGTACCGGCTCCACCTGATCCCCTCACTGCCTCTGCCGGACGCTGTCAAGAGGTTTCTGCTCTACGAGTAGAGGAGTAGAGCGCAGGGGCGGCGGTGAGGACGAGGGCGCCGCTGCGGAGAGCATGGACTCCGACTCGTGCCCCTGGGAGCCGCATCCTGGGCTGCTGGCTAGGTCCTGTTCGGCTTTGGTAAAGCAGAATCAGCCTTGTTCTCGTGGACTGTAATCCCATCTCAGGTGCTTGGGGCTTTGGATGGTCCTTGGGTCAGTACCAGCTGAGAGGCTCCTACAAAACTTAATTTTGTTCTTCCTCAATATCTGTGTTTTGGATTTGCGCTGTTGAGCATTAATGAAATGGGCCTTGAAACGAGGGCAAGTTCGGGCTGAGGTTGGAGGCCTGCTGATACCCTAGCGGGGAGAACTAGCACTTTCCAGAACTGTGCTTCTGTGTTTGCCTCTCAATTTAATGGTTGGATTAAAGGGAGTTTGGTATAAAAGTACAGTACAGAGATGCAGCTTGTGAACTTGCTAGTCTGTTCCCCCTGCTCCTGGGGTAGACATTTGACTTTTATCATATACACAGGCTTTCCTCGCCACTTCAGTGTTACTCTCCTTGTGGTGGGAGTGTCAAATTGTCTTCATTCAGGGATGGTTTCCTACCCACGTGGGTTGGCCTTATTATCCCAAAGTCAAGGCCTGCGTTTCTTCACAGTCTCTTTAGGTAACGCTCAGAGTTCGGCAGCGCTGCACCTGTTCTGACTCCTACCTGTGCCTAGCATCACGCCAGCGGGTCTCATGAGTCCTCTGCCATCTCACTTTGCGGAGCTTCCAGACGGGTGGTTGGTTTTAGGAGGCCCACACTGAACTAGCCAGTAATTGACTGCCTACATTTGGACCAAGGACCGTCCATCAGCATTCACTGCCAGCTCTAACCAGTCCCTGCACGTCCCAGACAGGGGAAGAGTGAGCCCTCTTCTGGATGGTTCTAAGCTCTCAGTCGCTTGGTGTCCGGTGGACAAAACATCTGGTGTTTGGTTGATTGCTCTTCACTCTTTTGGACCTGATGTCTGGATAGCTGGTCCTGGAACCTAAGGAAGGGGATAGCAGTGAGGTCAGAAGTCTTCCCTGGGCCtgctgggggtggtggtgagTGAGAGAACTGAGCTCTGGCGACCCGGGCTGTGGgcagggctccctccctccctgggctgtGCAGCCAGGTGTGGGCTGTGTCTGCAGGTGGGCCAGCAGCTGCCTCTTTAGAGCTCCTGTTTCCAGGGAAACCACGTTTGGggtttgaggcctcaggatcgtTGTGTTGGATCCATGGTGATTCTGACCTTTAGAAGTGTTTAGAAATGGGCAGATTACAaatctatgtttaaattttcttcagtGAGAGAAATCTAATTTGTAACAGTTGTACTAATTATATGGGTTTATTTATTAACATCATTATGTGTCTTTGCCGACCAGACAGGCAGTGTCTGGTCACCATCTTCTGTGACTTCAGGATGGCATTCTAAACCCCACCTCATGTGTCATGTGGACTTGTGCTGGAAAGCCAGGCTGCCCGGTATATGCACGTTTGAGATCCGAGGAGAGAAGAGTCATTGGTGATTCAGGGGAAGATGCAGCCGCTGGAGGCCGCGGTGTGGGTGTGGGACAGCTTCTGAGGCCCAGGGTTGGAGAACGGGGAGCCTGGGGTGCGGCCCTGAGGTGGTCGGGAGGGGCTCCCCACACTAGGAGGGGAGTTGGGGCTGGCCGATGTGCGCCATTGCAGCCAGAGCCAGTGCTGCAGGGGCTTCTGCCCAGAGGGGGTTCAGTGTGTTCCCTGTGGCACTCGTGGTGGGACCAGACCCACAGCGAGGAGGGGGGCTGTGGCTGGGGCAGGAgctgcagggaggcagggctCTCCCTGGATGTAGGGAAGGTTCGAGCCACTCATAGGTGGACTGGGCCACTGGAGGGGCTTCGGGTCCCTGGAGGTGTGTAAGTGGTGGCTTGTCACCTTGGTCgggctgggagaggagggtggggagtggtggtTAGTTCACCGTAATTCCTGTACCTCTTCTGCTGCCCTTTGTCTTCGGTTCCTTTCAGGGGAGCCAAGCTGTAGACTCGTAGGATGCTTTGGGTGTGCACTGCTGGGTATTTTCTGTAGGAGCCTGGGTAGGAGAGCGGCTCTCTTCTCAGACTTTGTGGAGAGCAGCATCTGGGAATGCTGGCGGTGCAGGGGGCCCAGCCCTGTCAGGGCCGCCCTGGGCGGTGCAGAGGCGAGGACGCCGGGCTGGTCCAGCAGAGCAGCCGTCAGGCTCCTCCGCCCAGCGAAGCAGGGCTTGTTTCCCGGGGATGGGACCCTCTTTCCAGGGTCTCTCTGGAAGGAACGGCCTGAGCTCGTCCTCACTGTGGGGCTTTGCCCAGGGCTGGCCGGGAGGTGGTGGGACTGGCGAGAGGGTGAGCCGGGGACTGGGGCCCCTTGGTGTGTCCCCAGAGCATGCTGTGCTCGGGGCCGGTCTGCAGGGGCCGGGCCTCAGCTCTCCCTTAGCAGAGACAGGTTGGCTTTCTCCTTGTCCAGCCAGCCGTAGGGATTGTTTTTCAGAATCCCAGCGACTTTGAGGTTCAGCCTCTAGTTTGAAATTTCATAGCTGCCAAACATGAATCTGAAAATAGAATAGATAGCTGCTTAGGGCCGTTCTTGTTCTGAGTGACTTCACTGTGGctcccttttccttttgttgcagAGATGGGGTTCAGAATAGGAAGGAGTAACTCTCTCCATCAGAGCACTTTATAAAAATCATGTTTCTCAGCTGCGGGCTGCCGACGTCTCATGTGGCAAGGAAATGTGGTACCTGGTGAGGCTGTCGCCCCAGAGCACTCCCCAGGGAGGGGCATGATGGACCAGTGGGAAGGAACCCGCGTGTCCCCCCAGCCGGCTCCCATGAGTGTCCTGACTGTTGCCACTGCTGGGGTGCCTGCCAGCTGTTGAACAGAGTCCTGTGCTCTGGGCCTTGGCTGCTGTGCACAGGTGGGCGGGGGTTGGCGTGCAGTGGGGGCGGCGTTGATACCTCTGAGAATTCAGCTTTGGCATCCTGGGTGGGGTTTTTTGAGTATGTTTCCACAGCCCATCAATGTCCTACATATCTGTGCCTTCTCATGTGACTTACGTTATTGGCATATCTGCTTATTTATGCCCTGCCTTGTCACAGAAAGGCTTTAAGGCCGCGATGCTTAGTTTTGATGCTCTCTTTTACCATTTGGTAAGTTTAGTCAATGTGCACTGGTAAACAGgtaattttaagaagaaaggaCAATGAGCAGTTTTCTGCTGTTGACTGCATTTCTGTTATCAGGCCTAAGTGCTGTCATTCgtttcttcccctttcctccaTGAATTAATTCTTCAAATAGAAGGTTCCTGCAGAGGTAGAGAGCAGGGAACAGGTTAGGACTGAGCAAAGGGAGACCGGCCTTAGAGGTCAGCGTGCTCTGCTCCGCGTGCTTCGAGCAGGGCCCGTGGGCAGTGGGGGCTGCCCTCCTCGTCAGGGCGGGGTCCGGCCCTGCCTTTCCCACGGGGCTTTTCTGAGGACACTGGAGAACGTCTGTGAAAGCACTCTGCACTCGAGCCGTCCCTGTGACATGTAAACTGCTGTCCTGTGACTGTCATCCCTCGTCTAAGTGGATGTGCCTTCAAGGCCATGATGGTGCTGGAACAGCCCATGCCCTTGGTGGTCCGCGTGGCCTCGTGCCCAGGGGCAGCAGGAGTCACGGGGACCAAGGGCGTGCACCTTCTGTGCACGTCAGAAGTGTGAGGACATGTGTGAGATAATACAGGAAGTCAAGTCTGTTCAATTTAAAGGGTTGCCTTTTGTTCTGAGATTATGGCCTTCCTAGTTGAGGTGATAAAATGTCCTTTTCTGTAAGGAAGGTGGTAATAGAgggcaatatttttatttttaaaaatgctcttgGTTGCAGAATAAAATGTTGGCTGCCCTTTGTTAAAccccagaatttctttttaagtttgcCAGTCTCTAAAATCCAGCCTCGGGGACCCACAGTCTAGCCATAGGGTACGTTTATTTGCTGAGAAGTCCCTCTCGGAGCCGTAAAGTAGCCTGTACACTGCTGAAGGGTATCCCAGACTTTGCTCTGCCTGGTGGTCCAAGAACAGCACTGAGAGCAGTGTGTGAGGTGTGGGAAGTGTGTGCTTGTGTCCCAGAGACCGCAGAGCAAATGTCCCCGTGGCAGTGGGCCTCCGGCCACCCCGAAACCTTGAGGGACACTCTTGGGAAGTTAGTGCAGCCTTCCCAGTGAGACTGCCCCTGCCGTCAGGCCTGGGCACCCGAGGCGCCCCGAATGTTGGCGATGGCGCTAGTGCTGGGTCTCCTGGCGCAGGGGCTGCAGCCTTCTGCTTCTGTGCCCTTGGCCACCTGCTCAGCACTCAGTGACCAGTCCTGAGTGGTCTGGGTTCCCCGCCAGCCCCGATACCCCTCCTGGAGGTGCCTCATTTGGCCACTGACCCCCCTCTCCCTCGCTCACCGTGTCTCACCTCCCTtgtcgcccccacccccagcctgacTCACTTGATGTGGAATAAAGTAACTGACATGCACACCCAAATGGTGAGTGGGATCATGTCCTAGGAGAATTCCATGGGAAGGACACGTGGATTTTGAAGTACAGTGATGTTCGGAATACACACCATGAATTCTAGGGAGACAGTCAGGTGGAGAAGGGAGTTAGGGAGACGAGTGACTTCTGTTGCCTTCACGTGTAATTGCTTAGTATTTGAAATGCCTggggagtgtttttttttttttatttcttggatTTCAGATCTCTACCAAGGACCATTCGCGTGTGCTTAAGTCCATTTGAGTGTGGTACTTGTGAACATGGCTGTCCTGTGTGTGTAAAATCAGTGTGCTGCTGTAATTCAGCCAGCAGTGCCCCACTCTGCCCCGCGGTGTTTGCACAGCTCCCGCTGCTTCTCCTTGGTGTTGGGCACGTGAGGTGTGACACGCACCAGGGCCCACGTGCCTGCACATGTGCTGAAGGGAATGCTGACCGTCAGCCCTcagtttttcctttctcctttggtaacgaCCGCGTGCTTGCCTGCAGCTGCCGGGACCGTGACTGTTCCCACACTCGTGCCTGGTTAAGAGCTTTCAAAAATACGATGGACATCTTTGATATGCTATTGTAACTTTAATAAATGCTTTTCCCTCTGTAATTCCCCCCAGTTGCCTTACTTTTGTGGACTGTTTATCGCAATGGATAGAGGTCGGTCATGTGAAATCTTTGCATGTGCATTCAGGTAGAGGCCGCTAGCTCGCTGGAAGGTTTCTAATGATTTGGAGAGAAGGGCTTATCTAAAACAGGGGTTTTAAATGCTCTAAGGAGGCACCCAAAATGTTGCACAGGTTTAAATGGATGGGTGAGCCTGTTTCACTTAGTGGGGTTTCTAGTTTGAAAAGAATGTGCCCCTAAATGTGTTTGAAATACATGGCTTTCACTCAAAGTGACGTGTCCCTCCAGTGCTGTGTCTGGTGGGGAGGTGGTGGAGACTGGGCGGGACCACTGTTTCTGGGCCCCTGCTATATGCGACTTATTTtgacagggggagggggaggtgtgaAGCTTTGGGATGAACTGAGGAATGAATGaactaaataaagacatttatctctcagcaACTAGCAACTCCCTAGCATCTTCTGTATTTGctatttcagatattttcttcattcttcacaCTGATTCCCAACTCCCTACTCCCATATGTACACCTCTCCTGCTCCACTGAAAAGTGGCCTCACCTTCTTGTACTTCAGAGCCAGCTGCATATGTATGGCAGAGATTGCTAGTTTTCCTTCACTCTCCGTCGTCTCTCTGTGTGATAATAGAACCCACAGCTTTAGCTGGAGACTGGAATTCCCTGAATAAGGTCTTCATTTCCCAGACTTCTTACAGCTACATGTGGTCGTTTACCACAGCTCCTCCCTGAAACCCCATTAAAATTAGggggaattttaatttttttaaaagtataaatccaCTAAGGTGACTGTAAATAGCAACAAAATTTTGGAAACGCCAGAGGATAGGTAAATGGTTACTGACTTCGAAAGCACCTGAGACGctgtaagaaagaaatgaagacatcTGAGAATCCGGTTTTATCGCAAAGCTCCCAGAGGCTCTGGAACTGGCAGTTCCAGGTACCTCCATAAGTGGATGTGAAGAAGGCTGAAAGCAGGAGGACTGGCTGAGAGCCAGTTTAGGAAGCAGTTACAACTCCCCTCCGCCCGCTTGGGCCGttggccctgccccagcccagtgGGAGCCTGAAAGGAGGCATGACGTCAGCCTTCAGTGTGTAAAATCCTCAGCTCAGGAAACAGGCTGAGTCCTCCTTCCTGGGGAGTCTCACCAGCCAGAAGGGAGTAAGGGTGCCAGTGCCAGATGTGCCAGAGAAGGTCACACACACGGAGCAGTGGATTCCAATAAATTAAGGAGAACTCTGAGAAGGACGGCTGTAAGTCTCCAGATTACAAGGATCAGCCTTGTACTAACACGCTGGAAGAAGAAAGACCCTTGCCATGGCACGTACTGTGTAATTTCAGAACCCTGGGGAGGAGAGGTTCTATAACTTCTGGAGAGAATAAACAGGACACATACACTGTATCAGCAATGAAAATGGCTTTGGAATTCTCAGATGCCACATGGGACAGTAGAGGAATTTGGACCTTTCAGAATTCTGAAGGAAATACATATAAAAGTCAAGCTAAAGATTTGTAGTTTCTCTTGGAATTTACGTTCCACACACCCTTTCTTAGGAAACTACTAGAGCATTGTACTCTTCCAGAGTGAGGGAgtaaacaaaggagaaaacctgGTGTTCAGGAAATGTGGCTCCAACACAAAGGCAAGGTGACTCCCAGGAATGCAGTGAAAGCTTCCAGGGTGGCAGCTGTGCGTCAGGCCAGAAGACACAGGATTGAGATCAGatgggaggaggctgaggctccAGAGAAGATGTCTCAATTATTAGAATACCTGTTGTCTCTGAGCATACTTAGGAGTTGGGGTTGATTTATTGGCAAGTGCTTAGGAACCAAGGGACACAACTCCAAGGAAAACGAAAGGCtgagcaagaaagaaaaagttacCACAGTGACACTAGATGTCTCAGCTACGACTAGTATTTACATCAGTGAACCACCTTAAAGCGCTtttggggatggagggtggggaggtgtgtgtgagtgaaagcgaAATAACGAACAGAATTCATTACAAGCAACGGAGGGCGGCAACAAAGCCAGAAGTTGcttctttcaaaacaaaatttataacaCCTCCAGAGAGACAAGACGAAAAGGGCATAGGAATCACACTAAAAGGGCAATTTCACAGGTCATGTAAAAAAAAGGCTATATTAGAAACAACTTCAAGGTAGTAAATGTGCAAGTTTAGAGGGAATGGATACATTCCTAGGAAAATAGAACTTACCTAATTTAAAAGGAGGTGCTCAGACAGCCACCAGGGCAGCCAATGCCCTTCAGGAAGTGGAAGTTGAGTACTTGTCCGGAATCTTGGCGCGTCTCCTTTAAGGAACTGAAGTCCCGCCCCGGGTGGAAACGCAATTCCTCTGCGGCCATTCTGTTTACGTCACAACGGTGTCGGGCCAATGAAGACCCAGGAGTTGGGTGTTCTTGTGCGTGTGGACGACGTGGGGGCGGGACTTCCGGAGCTGTCTGCCTGGGATCTCGGCGGTTCTGGGGTCAGTCCTGATCTGCCGGCGCGGAGAGCTGGGTGGGGCCCGAGCAGGATTCCGGGCTGGGGCTCCCGGGGGCAGGGCCGCGcgctctctgaggaggtggccACGTGCTTATCCTGGAGGAGTGGCTCGTGGATGAGGCTCGGGCCCTGCTGTGTGGAGACTGACGCG includes these proteins:
- the ASB1 gene encoding ankyrin repeat and SOCS box protein 1 isoform X2 gives rise to the protein MQIRPRPPGPNLKEWLREQFCDHPLEHCEDTRLHDAAYVGDLQTLRTLLQEESYRSRINEKSVWCCGWLPCTPLRIAATAGHGNCVDFLIRKGAEVDLVDVKGQTALYVAVVNGHLESAQILLEAGADPNGSRHHRSTPVYHASRVGRADILKALIRYGADVDVNHHLTPDIQPPFSRRLTSLVVCPLYISAAYHNLQCFKLLLQAGANPDFNCNGPVNTQGFCRGSPGCVMDAVLRHGCEAAFVSLLVEFGANLNLVKWESLGPESRGRRKVDPEALQVFKEARSVPRTLLSLCRVAVRRALGKYRLHLIPSLPLPDAVKRFLLYE
- the ASB1 gene encoding ankyrin repeat and SOCS box protein 1 isoform X1; amino-acid sequence: MAEGGGRAGPGSAGPNLKEWLREQFCDHPLEHCEDTRLHDAAYVGDLQTLRTLLQEESYRSRINEKSVWCCGWLPCTPLRIAATAGHGNCVDFLIRKGAEVDLVDVKGQTALYVAVVNGHLESAQILLEAGADPNGSRHHRSTPVYHASRVGRADILKALIRYGADVDVNHHLTPDIQPPFSRRLTSLVVCPLYISAAYHNLQCFKLLLQAGANPDFNCNGPVNTQGFCRGSPGCVMDAVLRHGCEAAFVSLLVEFGANLNLVKWESLGPESRGRRKVDPEALQVFKEARSVPRTLLSLCRVAVRRALGKYRLHLIPSLPLPDAVKRFLLYE